In Pseudostreptobacillus hongkongensis, a single window of DNA contains:
- the dapB gene encoding 4-hydroxy-tetrahydrodipicolinate reductase: protein MKILVIGAGVMSDFVLDSIKSSNHTCIGRLDLLGNGEFNSFDEINEDFDMIIDFSHHSMTKVLLDYALENNKNILIATTGHTEEELKLIEEASKKIAIIKATNTSFGVNALNKIVSYATSILNDFDIEIIEKHHNRKIDAPSGTANTLIDVITKAKEQKMKIVYGRHDEKRSENEIGVHSIRAGAIVGEHSVLYSKGDEIIEIKHTALSRKIFSDGAVKACERLISKDKGLYNIID from the coding sequence TTGAAAATACTGGTTATTGGTGCAGGAGTTATGTCAGATTTCGTTTTAGATTCTATAAAATCTAGTAATCATACTTGTATAGGAAGATTAGATTTATTAGGTAATGGAGAATTTAATAGTTTTGATGAAATAAATGAAGATTTTGATATGATAATAGATTTTTCTCATCATAGTATGACAAAAGTATTATTAGATTATGCACTAGAAAATAATAAAAATATACTTATAGCTACAACAGGACATACAGAAGAAGAATTGAAACTTATAGAAGAAGCAAGTAAAAAAATAGCAATAATTAAAGCTACAAATACTTCATTTGGAGTAAATGCATTAAATAAAATTGTTTCATATGCTACAAGTATTTTAAATGATTTTGATATAGAGATTATAGAAAAACATCATAATAGAAAAATTGATGCCCCTAGTGGTACTGCCAATACTTTAATTGATGTTATAACTAAAGCAAAAGAACAAAAAATGAAAATAGTATATGGAAGACATGATGAGAAAAGATCAGAAAATGAAATTGGAGTACATTCTATAAGAGCTGGTGCAATAGTGGGTGAACATAGTGTTCTTTATTCTAAAGGTGATGAAATTATAGAAATCAAACATACAGCATTATCAAGAAAAATATTTTCTGACGGTGCAGTAAAAGCCTGTGAAAGATTAATTTCAAAAGACAAAGGATTATATAATATAATTGATTGA